In Pseudomonas sp. Leaf58, one DNA window encodes the following:
- a CDS encoding glycosyltransferase family 4 protein, giving the protein MATRILLLTQWFDPEPTFKGLVFARELVAQGFEVEVLTGFPNYPGGKLYSGYKVKLIQREVIDGVKVTRVPLYPSHGQSGIGRVLNYASFAATSLFYGLFGVRKPHVIYAYHPPLTVGMSAALIRMLRRVPVVYDIQDMWPDTLKATGMFSNEKALKLVSRVCDWVYRRVDQIVVLSPGFKRLLIERGVPAAKIDVIYNWCAEDMVCAADAGKPLNFTPDDTFRVLFAGNMGKAQALDAVIEAAAILKQRAANVSLTFLGGGVEVSRLQAVARERQLDNVTFLPGVPMAEVGAYLASADALMVHLKKDPLFTITIPSKTQAYMAAGKPLIMAVEGDAAQLVRDADCGVIAEPQNPQALADACIELSLLSEQQRIQMGQRGAEFYRQKLSLKVGVQRFGEHFRRLGN; this is encoded by the coding sequence ATGGCCACGCGCATTCTACTGCTGACGCAATGGTTTGACCCGGAGCCCACCTTCAAAGGGCTGGTGTTTGCCCGTGAGCTTGTCGCTCAGGGGTTTGAGGTGGAAGTTTTAACCGGTTTCCCCAATTACCCTGGCGGTAAGTTGTACTCGGGATACAAGGTCAAGCTCATACAGCGTGAAGTGATCGATGGCGTTAAGGTGACGCGCGTTCCGCTCTATCCCAGCCATGGGCAGAGCGGTATCGGGCGTGTGCTCAATTATGCAAGTTTTGCTGCAACTAGCCTATTTTATGGGTTGTTTGGCGTGCGTAAACCGCACGTCATCTATGCCTACCACCCGCCGTTGACAGTGGGTATGTCTGCAGCACTGATACGGATGCTCCGCCGCGTACCGGTGGTGTATGACATTCAGGACATGTGGCCGGATACCTTGAAGGCTACTGGCATGTTCTCGAACGAGAAGGCACTGAAACTGGTCAGCCGGGTATGCGACTGGGTGTACCGCCGTGTGGATCAGATCGTGGTACTTTCGCCTGGTTTCAAGCGGTTGCTCATTGAGCGGGGTGTGCCGGCAGCAAAGATCGATGTGATTTATAACTGGTGTGCCGAGGACATGGTGTGTGCCGCGGATGCAGGTAAGCCCTTGAACTTCACGCCTGACGACACCTTCCGGGTGTTGTTCGCCGGCAATATGGGCAAGGCGCAAGCGCTGGATGCGGTCATCGAAGCGGCAGCGATCCTGAAGCAAAGGGCTGCCAATGTCTCGCTGACCTTCCTGGGCGGGGGCGTTGAGGTCTCGCGCCTGCAGGCTGTTGCCCGGGAACGGCAACTCGACAACGTGACCTTTTTGCCGGGAGTGCCCATGGCGGAGGTGGGGGCATACCTGGCGAGTGCTGATGCGTTGATGGTACACCTGAAGAAGGACCCGCTTTTTACCATTACCATTCCGTCCAAGACCCAAGCTTACATGGCAGCCGGGAAGCCGCTGATCATGGCAGTGGAAGGCGATGCAGCACAGTTGGTACGCGATGCCGACTGCGGAGTGATAGCCGAGCCGCAGAACCCTCAAGCCCTAGCAGATGCCTGCATCGAGCTCAGCTTGCTGAGTGAGCAGCAGCGGATTCAGATGGGCCAGCGAGGCGCGGAGTTCTATCGGCAGAAGCTGTCCTTGAAAGTGGGTGTACAACGCTTTGGCGAGCATTTCCGGCGCTTGGGCAATTAA
- the wecB gene encoding non-hydrolyzing UDP-N-acetylglucosamine 2-epimerase gives MKKLKVVTVVGTRPEIIRLSRVMAALDQHCEQVLVHTGQNYDYELNEIFFNDLGIRKPDHFLNAAGASGAETIGNVIIAVDKVLAEIEPEALLVLGDTNSCMAVIPAKRRKIPTFHMEAGNRCFDMRVPEEINRRIVDHTADINLTYSTIARDYLLREGLPPDMVIKTGSPMFEVLNYYRPSIEASDVLQRLGLEEGQFFVVSAHREENIEADKNFLKLVDVLNTVAAEFDLPVIVSTHPRTQKRVDALGVKFHANVRLLKPLGFTDYNKLQLASKAVLSDSGTINEESSILNFPALNLREAHERPEGMEEAAVMMTGLEVARVLQGLAVLESQPRGEVRGLRLVEDYSMPNVSEKVVRIIHSYRDYVMRTVWRRY, from the coding sequence ATGAAAAAGTTGAAGGTTGTCACCGTTGTCGGCACCCGACCAGAAATCATCCGCCTGTCGCGTGTCATGGCCGCACTGGACCAGCATTGCGAACAGGTGCTGGTGCACACCGGGCAGAACTATGATTACGAACTGAACGAGATCTTCTTCAACGATCTCGGGATTCGTAAGCCGGATCACTTCCTTAATGCTGCTGGTGCCTCGGGGGCCGAGACCATCGGTAATGTCATCATTGCGGTGGACAAGGTACTGGCCGAAATCGAACCTGAAGCGCTTCTGGTGCTGGGCGATACCAACAGCTGCATGGCTGTGATCCCCGCCAAGCGCCGCAAGATCCCGACCTTCCACATGGAGGCCGGTAACCGCTGCTTCGATATGCGCGTGCCAGAGGAAATCAACCGGCGGATTGTGGACCACACGGCGGATATCAACCTGACCTACAGCACGATCGCCCGTGACTACCTGCTGCGCGAGGGGTTGCCGCCAGACATGGTTATTAAGACCGGCAGCCCGATGTTCGAAGTCCTTAACTATTATCGCCCGTCGATCGAAGCGTCGGATGTCCTGCAACGTCTGGGGCTGGAAGAGGGGCAGTTCTTCGTGGTCAGCGCGCACCGCGAAGAAAACATTGAGGCCGACAAGAACTTCCTCAAACTGGTGGACGTGCTCAATACCGTGGCAGCCGAGTTTGACCTGCCAGTGATTGTGTCGACCCATCCTCGCACGCAGAAACGTGTCGATGCGCTGGGCGTCAAGTTTCACGCCAACGTACGCCTGCTTAAACCGCTGGGTTTCACCGATTACAACAAGCTGCAGTTGGCCTCCAAGGCTGTTCTGTCAGACAGCGGGACAATCAACGAAGAGTCGTCGATCCTCAATTTCCCAGCATTGAATTTGCGCGAAGCACATGAGCGCCCCGAGGGAATGGAAGAGGCTGCAGTGATGATGACTGGCTTGGAGGTGGCCCGCGTGCTGCAGGGGTTGGCCGTACTGGAAAGCCAACCACGTGGCGAGGTCCGTGGCTTGCGTCTGGTCGAAGACTACAGCATGCCAAACGTGTCCGAAAAAGTGGTGCGGATTATTCACAGCTATCGTGACTATGTAATGCGTACCGTCTGGAGAAGGTACTGA
- a CDS encoding DegT/DnrJ/EryC1/StrS aminotransferase family protein — protein MLNTSFAPWPSFTEEEANAVRDVVLSNKVNYWTGQECRQFEQEFAAWAGTAHAVALANGTVALDLALNALGIGEGDEVVVTPRTFLASVSSIVNAGAVPVFAEVDRDTQNITAETIRAVLTPRTRAVICVHLAGWPCDMDPIMALATQHDLKVIEDCAQAHGATYKGRSVGSIGHVGAWSFCQDKIMTTGGEGGMVTTNDRELWAKMWAYKDHGKSWEAVYQREHAPGFRWLHESFGTNWRMMEMQGVIGRIQLRRMPDWAKARIGNATAIWECAKGLKGLRVPVLPQDIGHAAYKCYVFVEPGALRPDWSRDRILGAIAERGVPCFSGSCSEVYLEKAFDGTNWRPDPHLSVARELGENSLMFMVHPTLSAAEIEKTCQVLKDVMALAAA, from the coding sequence GTGTTGAATACTTCTTTTGCCCCTTGGCCATCATTCACCGAAGAAGAGGCCAATGCAGTTCGCGATGTCGTTCTGTCCAACAAGGTCAATTACTGGACTGGCCAAGAGTGCCGCCAGTTTGAGCAAGAGTTTGCTGCCTGGGCGGGGACAGCCCATGCGGTAGCGCTTGCCAACGGTACCGTTGCGCTGGATTTGGCATTGAATGCACTGGGCATTGGCGAGGGTGATGAAGTCGTCGTCACCCCGCGCACCTTCCTCGCGTCGGTGTCCAGTATCGTCAATGCCGGGGCGGTGCCGGTTTTTGCTGAAGTCGACAGGGATACGCAAAATATCACTGCCGAAACCATCCGCGCAGTGCTCACGCCGCGTACCCGGGCCGTAATCTGTGTTCACCTCGCCGGGTGGCCGTGCGACATGGACCCCATCATGGCATTGGCCACCCAGCATGACCTGAAAGTGATTGAAGACTGTGCACAGGCGCACGGTGCAACCTACAAGGGGCGTTCGGTGGGCTCCATTGGTCACGTCGGCGCTTGGTCATTCTGCCAGGACAAGATCATGACCACTGGTGGCGAGGGCGGCATGGTCACCACAAATGACCGTGAGCTTTGGGCAAAGATGTGGGCGTACAAGGACCACGGCAAAAGTTGGGAAGCGGTTTATCAGCGCGAGCATGCCCCCGGTTTCCGCTGGTTGCACGAGAGCTTCGGCACCAACTGGCGCATGATGGAAATGCAAGGCGTTATCGGCCGTATACAGTTGCGTCGCATGCCTGATTGGGCCAAAGCGCGAATCGGCAATGCCACTGCGATCTGGGAGTGTGCCAAAGGGCTCAAGGGCTTGCGGGTGCCTGTCCTCCCGCAGGACATCGGCCATGCAGCCTACAAATGTTACGTTTTCGTCGAGCCGGGAGCATTGCGCCCGGATTGGTCGCGTGACCGTATTTTGGGGGCGATTGCTGAGCGCGGGGTGCCCTGTTTCTCAGGCTCCTGCTCCGAGGTCTATCTTGAAAAAGCATTTGACGGCACCAACTGGCGCCCAGACCCGCATCTGAGTGTTGCCCGGGAACTTGGCGAAAACAGCCTGATGTTCATGGTCCACCCAACCTTGAGCGCCGCGGAAATCGAGAAAACCTGCCAGGTACTGAAAGACGTCATGGCGTTGGCAGCGGCGTAA
- a CDS encoding sugar transferase, producing the protein MLKRLFDVVAAMAGLIILSPVIVVVAMMIRRKLGSPVLFRQVRPGMGGKPFEMVKFRTMRDALDSQGNPLPDAQRMTRFGSFLRSSSLDELPELWNVVKGDMSLVGPRPLLMEYLPLYDAEQRRRHDVRPGVTGWAQINGRNALSWEEKFQLDVWYVDNRSFWLDLKVILLTVKKVLIRDGISAQGEVTMSKFTGSRK; encoded by the coding sequence ATGTTGAAACGATTGTTCGATGTGGTAGCAGCGATGGCAGGCCTGATAATCCTGTCGCCAGTCATCGTCGTCGTGGCGATGATGATCCGGCGCAAGCTTGGCTCACCGGTGTTGTTCCGTCAGGTACGCCCCGGTATGGGCGGCAAGCCTTTCGAGATGGTCAAATTCCGTACCATGCGCGACGCGCTCGATAGCCAAGGGAACCCGCTACCAGACGCCCAGCGCATGACTCGGTTCGGCAGTTTCTTGCGCTCAAGCAGCCTGGATGAGTTGCCCGAACTGTGGAACGTCGTAAAAGGCGATATGAGCCTGGTCGGCCCTCGACCGCTGTTGATGGAGTATCTGCCGTTGTACGACGCTGAGCAGCGACGTCGCCATGATGTGCGGCCAGGTGTTACCGGCTGGGCTCAAATCAACGGTCGCAATGCACTGAGCTGGGAGGAAAAGTTTCAGCTCGACGTCTGGTATGTAGACAACCGCTCATTCTGGCTTGACCTCAAAGTCATCCTTCTTACGGTGAAAAAAGTCCTTATACGTGACGGTATTAGTGCGCAGGGCGAGGTCACCATGTCCAAATTTACCGGTTCGCGCAAATGA
- a CDS encoding acetyltransferase, producing the protein MNRLAILGASGHGKVVADAAALCGWTHIDFFDDAWPERSVCGAWSIVGGSTQLLAAVDAYEGVVVAIGNNAIRRAKQQLLEQAGAVMATIIHPAAVVSKHARLGAGSVVFATAVINPFCEVGDGAILNTGCSVDHDCSLGAFVHVSPGARLAGQVQVGDESWVGIGACVRQLTSIGAHVTVGAGAVVVSTVADHLTVVGVPARAVGK; encoded by the coding sequence ATGAACCGGCTGGCGATTCTGGGTGCCAGCGGCCACGGTAAGGTAGTGGCCGATGCCGCAGCGTTGTGCGGCTGGACACACATCGACTTCTTTGACGATGCCTGGCCTGAGCGCAGTGTATGTGGCGCGTGGTCAATTGTCGGGGGCAGTACCCAGCTGCTTGCTGCGGTTGATGCCTATGAGGGCGTAGTCGTGGCGATCGGCAACAACGCCATCCGCCGCGCCAAACAGCAGTTGCTTGAGCAGGCTGGGGCTGTCATGGCGACCATCATCCATCCTGCCGCGGTGGTCAGTAAACATGCGCGTTTGGGTGCCGGCAGCGTAGTGTTTGCCACAGCTGTGATTAACCCGTTTTGCGAGGTCGGTGACGGTGCCATTCTTAACACCGGTTGTAGTGTCGATCACGATTGCAGCCTAGGGGCATTTGTTCATGTCAGCCCTGGGGCGCGTCTGGCAGGCCAGGTGCAGGTCGGCGACGAGAGCTGGGTAGGCATTGGCGCCTGCGTGCGGCAACTGACCAGCATCGGCGCGCATGTCACAGTGGGCGCCGGAGCGGTGGTAGTTTCGACGGTTGCCGATCACCTGACTGTCGTTGGGGTTCCCGCACGGGCCGTTGGCAAATGA
- a CDS encoding nucleoside-diphosphate sugar epimerase/dehydratase — protein MINRLRAWLLALPRRHKRLVQVIADILLVWVALWLAFLVRLGIDELANPVLEHAWLFIAAPAVSIPLFVRFGMYRAVMRYFGNEALITIIKAVSLSALILGLVVYWYSNHEHLVPRSVIFNYWWLSLIMVGGLRLAMRQYFLGDWFTAAQHVPFASRQDGLPRVAIYGAGAAGNQLVAALRIGKMMRPVAFIDDDDSIADRVISGLQVYKPEHIEKMLDITGAQEILLAIPSATRVRRREILTCLERFPLHVRSIPGFMDLASGRVKVDDIQEVDVADLLGRDAVPAQEDLLERCITGQTVLVTGAGGSIGSELCRQILSLSPTILLMFEHSEFNLYNIQSELEQRINREGLATRLLPILGSVRNPRLLLDVLQSWKVDTVYHAAAYKHVPMVEHNVAEGVLNNAIGTLYTAQAALQAGVANFVLISTDKAVRPTNVMGSTKRLAELALQALSHEAAPVLFGEEGNVSQVNRTRFTMVRFGNVLGSSGSVIPLFHKQIQAGGPVTVTHPKITRYFMTIPEAAQLVIQAGSMGQGGDVFVLDMGEPVKIVELAERMVHLSGLSVRSERNPHGDITIEFSGLRPGEKLYEELLIGDNVIATRHPMIMSAQEDYLPWDTMKQRLTALLAAIESDDYVTIRQILRETVAGYTPQGEIVDFLHLQRRLEP, from the coding sequence ATGATTAACAGACTGCGCGCCTGGTTGCTGGCCTTGCCCAGGCGCCACAAGCGCCTTGTTCAGGTAATCGCAGATATCTTACTGGTGTGGGTGGCGCTGTGGCTGGCGTTTCTGGTCAGGCTGGGTATCGATGAACTGGCCAACCCGGTGCTGGAGCATGCATGGCTGTTTATCGCCGCTCCTGCCGTTTCTATCCCACTGTTCGTGCGATTTGGCATGTACCGAGCGGTCATGCGTTATTTTGGCAACGAGGCCCTGATCACCATTATCAAGGCGGTTAGCTTGTCTGCCTTGATTCTGGGGCTTGTGGTGTATTGGTACAGCAACCATGAGCACTTGGTGCCAAGATCGGTCATCTTCAACTACTGGTGGCTGAGCCTGATCATGGTAGGCGGGCTACGCCTCGCGATGCGGCAGTACTTCCTTGGCGACTGGTTCACGGCAGCACAACATGTGCCGTTCGCCAGCCGGCAGGACGGGTTGCCACGGGTGGCAATCTACGGGGCCGGTGCCGCCGGCAACCAGCTCGTGGCGGCGCTGCGCATTGGCAAGATGATGCGCCCGGTGGCATTCATCGACGATGACGACAGTATTGCTGACAGGGTGATCTCGGGTTTGCAGGTCTACAAACCTGAGCATATCGAGAAGATGCTGGATATTACGGGGGCGCAGGAGATCCTGCTGGCTATCCCTTCCGCCACCAGGGTGCGGCGCCGGGAAATCCTGACCTGCCTTGAACGCTTTCCGCTGCACGTGCGCAGTATCCCAGGGTTCATGGACCTGGCCAGTGGCCGGGTCAAGGTGGATGACATCCAAGAGGTTGATGTTGCCGATCTGCTTGGCCGTGATGCAGTACCTGCGCAAGAGGATTTGCTGGAGCGCTGCATCACGGGGCAAACGGTGCTGGTCACCGGGGCCGGCGGCTCGATAGGGTCTGAGCTGTGCAGGCAGATTCTAAGCCTGTCGCCCACCATCTTGCTGATGTTCGAGCACAGTGAGTTCAACCTCTACAACATCCAGTCGGAGTTGGAGCAGCGTATTAATCGCGAAGGGTTGGCCACGCGGTTATTACCCATACTCGGTTCGGTGCGTAATCCCCGCTTGTTGCTGGATGTGCTGCAAAGTTGGAAGGTGGATACGGTGTACCACGCCGCGGCTTACAAGCATGTGCCGATGGTCGAGCACAATGTCGCCGAAGGTGTGCTGAATAATGCCATCGGCACCCTTTATACCGCGCAGGCGGCATTGCAGGCAGGCGTTGCCAATTTTGTGCTTATTTCAACAGACAAGGCGGTACGCCCCACCAATGTCATGGGCAGCACCAAGCGCCTGGCCGAACTTGCATTGCAGGCTTTGAGCCACGAAGCGGCTCCTGTGCTTTTTGGCGAGGAGGGCAATGTGTCTCAGGTCAACCGCACGCGTTTCACCATGGTGCGGTTCGGCAACGTGTTGGGCTCGTCGGGCTCTGTAATCCCGCTATTCCATAAGCAGATTCAGGCCGGTGGCCCCGTTACGGTCACTCACCCGAAGATCACACGTTACTTCATGACCATTCCGGAGGCCGCTCAACTGGTTATCCAGGCCGGTTCCATGGGGCAGGGTGGCGACGTATTCGTATTGGACATGGGCGAGCCGGTGAAAATTGTCGAGCTCGCTGAAAGGATGGTTCATTTGTCGGGCCTGAGTGTGCGCTCCGAACGTAACCCGCATGGCGATATTACCATTGAGTTCAGCGGCCTGCGGCCGGGGGAGAAACTGTATGAGGAGTTGCTGATTGGTGACAATGTCATCGCCACGCGTCATCCGATGATCATGAGCGCGCAAGAAGATTATTTACCTTGGGACACCATGAAGCAAAGGCTGACGGCGCTCCTCGCAGCGATTGAATCGGATGACTACGTGACTATTCGGCAGATTCTGCGCGAAACAGTGGCTGGCTACACCCCTCAGGGCGAAATTGTTGACTTCCTGCATCTTCAACGTCGCCTGGAACCCTGA
- a CDS encoding EpsG family protein — MAMTAALDAQLSLPSGSQTREAKMIFYLCVAMALWLMSAPSIFSLRSTGISLVLGTVLVWSVCALRFETGFDWMVYESYFNAIAQSPFLAQPQDVVAMEPLFYLLNYLIAQIGNFQLFLLVVGTINILSAVYFLQRFDIRVVFGLAYVFCWVFLPLELGTIRQSLAVSALLVCLTLLADGKGKWSVLWFIAAVGFQYSALIYGIVYVRKALRPLMHHAAAVAVVCFVFYCIAPAGIGQATLALGSGLDIPFISEKLAVYADFGGSPRSVAGYGFILFNCALLVATRYTLDYQAPRYVLLVSLLLCLIFAQALLFDFALIWNRVHYLAAFVQAILIYDILATQTMPIRVPAFVLVMALSIAAIGLFLRSPAALLFVPYQSYVSKEWSNTASDGRERTLEYYRMFEASKAQNN; from the coding sequence ATGGCGCTCTGGCTGATGTCGGCCCCTAGCATATTCTCGCTGCGTAGCACTGGGATTAGCCTGGTGCTAGGGACGGTACTGGTCTGGTCCGTGTGCGCTTTGCGTTTCGAGACTGGCTTTGACTGGATGGTGTATGAAAGCTACTTCAATGCCATCGCGCAAAGCCCTTTCCTCGCCCAGCCACAGGACGTGGTGGCGATGGAGCCACTTTTCTATTTACTCAACTACCTGATCGCGCAGATTGGAAACTTTCAACTGTTTTTGCTGGTGGTGGGTACCATCAACATTCTAAGCGCTGTGTACTTCCTTCAGCGCTTTGATATCCGCGTGGTATTTGGCCTGGCCTATGTGTTTTGCTGGGTGTTCCTGCCGCTAGAACTGGGCACAATCCGCCAGTCGCTTGCCGTGTCGGCGCTGCTGGTATGTTTGACCCTATTGGCAGATGGCAAGGGCAAATGGTCCGTACTCTGGTTCATCGCCGCCGTGGGGTTTCAATATTCCGCGCTGATCTACGGTATCGTTTACGTGCGTAAAGCATTGCGCCCGCTTATGCATCATGCGGCAGCCGTTGCAGTCGTATGTTTCGTCTTCTACTGTATTGCACCGGCGGGGATTGGCCAGGCGACACTCGCCTTGGGCAGCGGCCTTGATATTCCATTTATTTCAGAGAAGCTAGCGGTGTACGCAGACTTTGGTGGGTCCCCCCGGTCTGTTGCAGGCTACGGTTTTATCCTGTTTAACTGCGCGCTGCTGGTGGCTACCCGCTACACCCTCGATTATCAGGCGCCACGCTACGTGCTTCTGGTGAGCCTGCTGCTGTGCCTGATCTTCGCGCAAGCGCTACTGTTCGACTTCGCGCTTATTTGGAACCGGGTGCACTATTTGGCCGCTTTCGTACAGGCGATATTGATCTATGACATTCTGGCAACGCAAACCATGCCAATCCGGGTACCCGCGTTTGTGCTGGTAATGGCGCTCAGCATCGCGGCAATTGGATTGTTCCTGCGCTCCCCGGCCGCCCTTCTGTTTGTGCCGTACCAGTCGTATGTTTCCAAAGAGTGGTCGAACACTGCAAGCGACGGCCGTGAACGTACACTTGAATACTACCGTATGTTCGAAGCTTCCAAGGCGCAGAACAACTAA
- a CDS encoding NAD-dependent epimerase/dehydratase family protein, producing MNVLVTGADGFIGKNLLVHLQELEGTVVSTFTRHDDIAALPAKVAEADFVFHLAGINRPQDPQEFTTGNVDLTLALADAVRASGKAIPLLYTSSSQATLDNAYGVSKRGAEEALEQLAAATGSPVYLFRLPNVFGKWARPNYNSAVATFCHNIARGLPIQINDPMAAVNLVYIDDVIRCFLEVMRGEHAGKAFVNVEPQYTATVGEIADHLNAFQASRKNLITEPVGTGFVRALYSTYVSYLPEDRFTYEVPKYGDERGVFVEMLKTRDSGQFSYFTAHPGVTRGGHYHHTKTEKFLVIKGTASFRFRHMVSGEFYELQTSGDKPVVVETVPGWTHDITNIGDEEMVVMLWANEIFDRELPDTYAKPLNA from the coding sequence ATGAACGTTCTGGTAACGGGAGCCGATGGTTTTATCGGCAAGAACCTGCTGGTGCACTTGCAAGAGCTTGAAGGCACCGTGGTGAGCACATTCACGCGCCACGATGATATCGCTGCTCTCCCGGCAAAGGTCGCTGAAGCAGACTTCGTGTTCCATCTGGCAGGTATCAACCGCCCGCAGGACCCGCAGGAATTCACGACCGGTAATGTCGACCTTACCCTTGCGCTGGCCGACGCCGTTCGCGCGAGCGGCAAAGCGATCCCTTTGCTGTACACGTCCTCCAGCCAGGCAACCTTGGACAATGCTTACGGTGTAAGCAAGCGTGGGGCCGAAGAGGCATTGGAGCAGTTGGCTGCGGCAACGGGGTCGCCTGTTTATCTGTTCCGTTTACCAAACGTATTTGGCAAATGGGCGCGGCCTAATTACAACTCCGCAGTGGCGACGTTCTGCCACAACATTGCCCGTGGTTTGCCTATTCAAATTAACGATCCGATGGCGGCGGTCAACCTGGTTTACATTGATGACGTCATCCGGTGCTTCCTGGAAGTGATGCGTGGTGAGCATGCCGGCAAGGCGTTTGTGAATGTTGAGCCGCAGTACACTGCGACGGTGGGTGAAATCGCCGACCATCTCAATGCCTTCCAGGCCAGCCGCAAAAACCTGATCACCGAGCCGGTGGGGACTGGTTTCGTACGCGCCTTGTATTCCACTTATGTCAGCTATCTGCCCGAGGACCGCTTCACGTACGAGGTGCCCAAGTACGGCGATGAGCGTGGTGTATTCGTGGAGATGCTCAAGACCCGTGACAGCGGCCAGTTCTCTTATTTCACCGCACACCCTGGGGTTACCCGGGGCGGCCATTACCATCACACCAAGACCGAAAAATTCCTGGTGATCAAGGGCACTGCCAGCTTCCGCTTCCGTCATATGGTGTCGGGAGAGTTTTATGAGCTACAGACGTCGGGTGACAAGCCCGTAGTCGTCGAGACCGTGCCAGGTTGGACCCATGACATCACCAACATCGGTGATGAAGAAATGGTCGTCATGCTGTGGGCCAACGAGATATTTGATCGCGAGCTTCCCGACACCTATGCGAAGCCATTGAACGCTTGA